In the genome of Helicovermis profundi, the window TATGAATATGAAGAGCAAGTTGGATAAAATCTACAATTTTTTCCCAACAATGGGGAAATAAATTTTTTATAAAATCTAATTATAGTCAATAATACATATTTCATCTTATCACCTATCACTTTCACTTTAAAGATTTAATAAGTTTTTTAATAGCTT includes:
- the yidD gene encoding membrane protein insertion efficiency factor YidD; this translates as MKYVLLTIIRFYKKFISPLLGKNCRFYPTCSSYSYQAIEKYGSLKGTYLSAKRILRCHPFNPGGYDPLD